In the Carassius auratus strain Wakin unplaced genomic scaffold, ASM336829v1 scaf_tig00214501, whole genome shotgun sequence genome, cttcattttcttgtttggttaattgtttaatccccacctgtctccattcaccTGATTTCTCCCTTGTGTTTAAATACTCTGTCTTTTGAGTTCCTCCTGGTCCGTGATTATTGTTGTATCTTAAGTTAAGTTAATGTAttatgttggatgtgcccttattctcTGTCGATCATTAAAAGTACCTTTTGTATATCATCTTCCTCGTGCGCCTTCATTCACATACCAGAAATCCGTAACAGAATCACGGACCAAACAGTTTATTTAGCAGCGTTTTTCTTTCgttttgttttcctccctctCCCGGAATGGCTATCCCAGCAGTCCGACTCTTATGCCTGGACCAACTGGACAGTTCGCTGGAGGACCATACCAGGGACTTTCTagatctggcgtgccttacccacttccccgACCTCTCGCTCTCTAACTTCTATTACACCGGCCTGAGCGGGCGATGTAAGGCACGCCTGCCAGCGAACGGTCccagagaggatttcgccgcctttgtggagtgggtgctggagataAATGGATCTTCGTTTACCATCTGCACCGCtgaagaggatatctccagccccactcccgaaccAGAGACCCGGTAGCCGCCATCCCGCCGCACGGAGCTAGAGCCCACTGCAGCTGCAGAGCCTGAGCCTGTCATTATCGGAGAGCAAggactcgagagcgcgactgaccaggtatgcgagccggcaacaccgtgcatcgtgggagtattagtggagatcgagggcgtggaggaaagccctgcacACActtctgcgactgagggtgagctgcattCGGTTTCTGGGAATTATATGGAGGACCTTATAGACTGGTTTATGGAGGTAAACCCTGAATCTCCTGtctctctgctggttccgcccagccctgaatttcctgtttctccgctggttctgcccagccctgaatttcctgtgtctccggTGGTttcgtccagccctgatcctcctgtattccctcccagcttCTCACTCacacctcctcctagaccagtcagttcctctcttccatttccgctggttccgcccaggcctgaattttctgtttctccgctggttccatccagccctgaattttctgtgtctccgctggttccgtccagccctgaattttctgtgtctccgctggttccgtccagccctgcattttctgtttctccgctggttccgtccagccctgaattttctgtttctccactggttccgtcaagccctgaattttctttttctccactggttccgtccagccctgaattttctgtttctccagtGGTTCCGTcaagccctgaattttctgtttcaccgctggttccatccagccctgaattttctgtttctccagtGGTTCCGTACAGCCATGAATTTTCAGTTTCTCCGCTGGTTTCGTCCAGCCCtgcattttctgtttctccgctggttccgtccagccctgaattttctgtttctccactggttctgcccagccctgatcctcctgtattCCATCCCAGCCTCCCACTaccacctcctcctagaccagtctgttcctctgctccacttccgctggttcagtccagccctgaatctcctgtttctctgctggctCTAGCCAGCCCTGTtcctcctgtgtttcctcccggcctccctctctcatctcctcctagaccagccagttcctcgacctcatctctgctggtgccagtcagtcccgcagctcacccttaGTCGATGCCCTCTGGCCGTGATGGTTCGCCGTGggacttccagtctccagctctgccttggcatgtggattccctgtctccgcctccagcctctgagccctggactcctcATCGGTCCTTTGACCCTGCGGCTCCGCATTGGCACCCTGCTCCCTCGTCTTCACCCGGGCCTGTCATCCCatctgctccaccgggctccttCGTCCCTaaagctccaccttggtcagtcgttgaCCATCCACCAACCTCAGGACTCCATTCCTTTGGCTTTTCCTCATcattccatccctccggctctgtcaggctcttCCTTCCCCACTATGCAGCAGGCTTCCGGAGCCCCGCCTCCACCTCAGTCGCCGGTGCCTTCAGCGCTGCCTTGGACCTCCAGACCCTCGGCGTCACCCTGGCTTTGCGGCTGCTCTGCTCCATcatgggctcctcacccaccggcgCAGTCTCCATCTGTCGGCCCCCTGGTTTCAtcggctcctcccgccgtcgactccccTGTGGGTCttcatcctggctggtctctggagcaCCATCTGGCTCTTCCTGCTCCGGGCTCCTCACTGGCTCCTCCCTCCTACTCCATCATGGGTCCTCTCCATTGCCTGCCCCTTGCCTGCCTCACGTccgcctccagaacccccaccGTCCCTCTGCTGGTATTCCTCTTGCGTTGCGAGGACGCACCGTTCCGGGAGGGGGCGAACTGTTACATACATGGACTTTCAGTTCGTttatttggtcatcttccttttcttgttgggttaattgattaatccccacctgtctccattcaccTGATTTCTCCCTCGTGTTTAAATACTCTGTCTTTTGATTATTGTAGTATCTTCAGTTAAGTTAATGTATTATGTTGGATGTTCCCTTATTCTCCCTCGATCATTAAAAGTACCTTTTTGTATATCATCCTCCTCGTGCACTTTCATTCACCTCTCATCCATACCAGCAATCCGTAACAGTAATAATAGTTGCTGAAAGGTATTATCACCATGAAAATGTTACACTTATGTAATAAAGTTGTAAACATGAACAATGCATGCTGCGATGCTAGAGGGTTAAGCCACTCGTTAAACAGGATCAAATCACACTAAGAAAGTTCGCAAAACATCACTGTCAAAGTTAACATGATTGCGGTGCACTGTAGTAATATAGGTAATTAACAATATACATTGAAGTAACTTACTTTATCATGCACTTTCTCTTGCACATAAACACAGCACCTGAGCAAGAGCACGCGGTGTGACTGTAATGCTGAAGTACTGTAACAGTGAATAAGCAGTTATGCTACGACCGCAGGCTACATGCTGTACAGTAAATACTGCACTACAAAACATCAtgtgtcacggtttacgctgcctgaaggaacacggagtcgaggataaacggaataaggcttttaatatataccatacatggagcacagcgatagacacacgtaagtgagtgatttagtcacaagtgaggagtgaggagacccgacaaaatagaactgaaaggtaaaggcttatgtacagaggataatggggaaacacaggtggatggaataactaaattaacagggacatggaacacatgaggaagataatagacacacctgggaactaatcaaactaaacaccgaagacacaaactgggtcacgggcaaaaaacactaaatgagtccaggtgtgtgacagtacccccccccccctcccggtaggtgcgtcctcgcaccgtagaaacaacagagggatgcgtgggtgggaacttgggaggaggttccggtggaggacggactcccgggagggggccagcagacagggaccacagaaggagccagggaggagacgacggaggaaggagccagggaggagacaggagcaggaggagccagatggtccaccagagaccagccaggacggagatccaaggtggagtcgacggtgggaggagccatggtgaaggaggggtcgacgacaccagggggccgacaggcggagactgcaccggtgggtgaggagcccaagatggagcagcacagccgcagagccagggggacgtcgaggatccggagggccaaggtggagcagaaggctcaggcgaccaaggcggaggcagggtcctggcagaccgctgtggagccggagcgaccgaggatggaggtggaaccggagggaaggaggagcctgacagagccggagggatggaaagacgaggtggaaccggaggagtggagtcccgaggcggcggatggtcgacgaccgaccaaggtggagccggagggccgagggagcccggtggagcaggtgggatgacaggccacggtggagacgagggagctaagagccaaggcggagccgctgggtcgaaggaccgaggaggagtccagggctcggaggctggaggcggagacagggccttaacgcgccaaggcggagctggagactggcagtccagcggcgaaccatcgcgcccctatggcgcggactgagggtgagctgcaggactgactggcaccagcagggatgacgaggaactggctggtctaggaggaggagagaggagaaggatgggaggaaggacaggaggatcaggactggacggaaccagcgaaagtggagcagagggaccagcaggtcctggaggaggtgggagagggaggccgggagggaacacaggagatacagaagattcagagctgggcggaaccagcggacacacagaagattcagggctgggcggaaccagcggagacacagaagattcagggctgggcagaaccagcggagacacagaagattcagagctgggcggaaccagcggagagacagaagattcagggctgggcggaaccagcggagaaacaggaaactcagtgctgggcggaaccagcggagacacagaaaactcagggctgggcggaaccagcggagaaacaggaaactcagggctgggcggaaccagcggagaaacagaaaattcagggctgggcggaaccagcggagaaacagaaaactcagggctgggcggaaccagcggagaaacagaaaactcagggctgggcggaaccagcggagaaacagaaaattcaggactgggcggaaccagcggagaaacagaaaactcagggctgggcggaaccagcggagaaacagaaaactcagggctgggcggaaccagcggagaaacagaaaattcatggctggatggaaccagcggaaatggagcagaggaaaagactggaggaggtaggagtgggagactgagagggtatacaggggaatcagggctggacggaaccagcggggaaacaggaaaattagggattacctccatagaccagtccatcagatccagaacttgctccatatgaccttcagagactgtatacagctcaccctcagtcgcaggagtgtgggcagggctttcctccacgccctcgatctccacgaggactcccacgatgcacggtgttgccggctcacacacctggtcagtcgcgctctcgagatcctgttccctgtcagtggatggctcgggctctgcggctgcggtgggctctggctccgtgcggcgtgatggtggctggctggtctctgggtcgggagtggggctggcgaggtcctctatggggcagatggtgaaagatgagccatttctcgccagagtccactccacgaatgcggcgaaatcctctcgaggaccatcttcggacgacaacgctctgcatttggagttcaggctggtgttgtagaaggtgcagagcgcgtcgtccgggtagctggtggcattagctaatagaagaaactgtctggtatggtcctcgagagaacgtccttcctgcttcagcaggaggatgaggaattcgggacgatagaggggatccatagaaactaagaaaagaaaagactgtgaaaaaacgaaagcaaaacggagggaaaaacacgcagttttaaactttcttttttgggtcgggtcttctgtcacggtttacgctgcctgaaggaacacggagtcgaggataaacggaataaggcttttaatatataccatacatggagcacagcgatagacacacgtaagtgagtgatttagtcacaagtgaggagtgaggagacccgacaaaatagaactgaaaggtaaaggcttatgtacagaggataatggggaaacacaggtggatggaataactaaattaacagggacatggaacacatgaggaagataatagacacacctgggaactaatcaaactaaacaccgaagacacaaactgggtcacgggcaaaaaacactaaatgagtccaggtgtgtgacatcATGCAGATCGCAACTCTTAAACTTAAAGGAAATAATTCACTACAGATAACGTAAACAATGAACTATATTTcagaaaatcattattattagtgGAAAATGAAGTCTTCTCAAATaatatgatttataaaaataaaaataatcagctTCAAATCAGCTTCAGATAAAAACTGTACACATGTGTTCACACTAACTGTCTGGCTGTCTCTCTTTAGCTGTTTCAGATTTGACTCTGTCTTTTGGTGAAATAGCAGCAATAGTTGGCGCTGTTCTGCTGGTGGCTGCAATTTTAGCTGCCGTGGTGATTTACCATCGCCGACAGTTTGATAAACTGCAAATAGGTACGTATTACAGCAGGGCCAACACTGACATATTTGGTTCCCTAGTAAGGCATCACCGCCAATTCTGCCACCAATCATTCACACTGAAACTGCATAGATTTATGacataaaatgaattataaattaagagtactgcgaaaaaaaaaaaatagagaactTTACTAGTATCGTCCAAATGTGCTATAGTAaacataatatttagtttttctgcaatataaacttcagtatgaaaaaatatataaaatcagaaCTTTACACCAAATTACTCTTCAAATAgttttggaatttaaaaaaaaaaaaaaaaaaaactctttcagtAACCATACTGTAAacggaattatatatatatataaactgaaattGCTATTTGATGATAAACTGAAGTTCTGAACCTTCACCGGAATTCTGAAATGGACTGCAAATGTTGTGTTAGCATTACTTTATATAGAGCCATCCTGATTCTGATTGAACTGATTAATTTTCAAGGCATCTTTATGCAGCATCTTATGCAGCtgagtatatgtatatgtatatgactGAGATGTCCACCTGCACAGTCACTTGATCTCATGAAcacatttctgttctgtttctaTGTGATGCTTTGATGGGTGAAGAGAAGAAAAATCCCGTGCTAGAGGGAATGGATGTCACTCTACACACTAGTACTCAACTACATAAAGATGATGTGATACAGTGGTGTTATGTAAATGAAGAGGATCTCATTGCTAAATTCGATACAGTGAAGACTGAGAAACATGTTTACAATGGTGCTGATGGGCGATTCAGAAGCAAACTGAGTCTGGATGATACTGGAAATCTCACCATCAGTGACATCAAGACCATTCACTCTGGACACTATAAACTCAAGATCAGCAGCCGTAAAAGAACAAAAAGCAAGACCATTTTGGTTCCTGTGACTGGTAGGTaattttacttaaagggggggtgaaatcctatttcatgcatactgagttttttacactgttaaagagttggattcccatgctaaacatggacaaagtttcaaaaattaagttgtacgtttgaaggagtatttctgttccaaaaatactccttccggtttgtcacaagttttggaaagtttttttcgagtatggctctgtgtgacgttagatggagcggaatttccttatatgggtcctgagggcacttctcccggaagagcacgtgctcccatatagcagagcactgagagcacaacagacttcactgatcagagcgagagcgttgcgaaatgtcactaaaggagtgtgtttttggttgccagggcaagacaaccctgcacagattaccaaaaaaaaaaaaaacagcattaagtggatggagtttattttttacagagcatcaacggagttgtgcaagtgtttttgtttgttccctgcatttcaaagacgcttgttttacaaacaaggcccagtttgatgccggatttgcacatcgtttatttcttaaggatgatgcaatcccaacgaaaaagggtcacgattgtgtcttggaaccacaggcggtgagtaaaactgcttaaaatatctctgcctccttgttagtgcgtccgcctcccatcggagacccgggttcgagccccgctcggagcgagtcgttgctgctgctgctctcgttcagtttcagcctagggatctgattctggatcataaataaacggctgaatctgactgttagccatggtttgttttggatgatgttttttttcctcacggtaatgtcacagcttccaaacgttctcaacgcaaaagcctactggcgctcgtgattctttagctccgcccacacgtcacgcctccagtcggtcatgtttttccgggaaaaattggtacagactatctttctcttatgaatataataaaactaaagattttttggagttatgaaggatgcagtactactctataggtactcaagattaacaggatattgagtgaaaacgagcatttcacccccccccccccatttaattACTTACATATATGAATGACTTTAATTAGTACCATGctataattaaaaaatcaatttCATGAATAAAGTTATAatgttatgagaataaagtcatagtatTATTGAGTTGCagtattattgtgtgtgtgttgaatattATGAGAAAAAGCATGATCAAGAATCATAGTTTGTGGTTTGAAATTCAGAACTCTTTTTGCTATAAATGTATTGTACCATGGTTTAAACATGTAAATAATACAGCACATTATACCTTATAATGTGTGAGTTCAGCTAATAGTCCTCTGCTctactttttttagttttcatcttTTACTGTAAAAAGGATATTTTATAAAGGTGTTCaaagttcattttaaattaaacaatgtGTAACTGTCAAACAGTTTgaacttaaatatttgaaatttgttTATAACAGCATAATATTCAATAACAGATATTTCATTCAAGTCACATACAATGGGTTCTGCTTTGCATCAGCTAACAAAATGACACATAATTGAAAAGTTCTGGGTACATGTCAAactagtttaaaaaaattgtaaatatatctCTTATTGACATTGCAAactaaattcattcatttttatcttCTGAATTTCTCTGTTTCTATGTGCTGCTGCGACATGAAGTGAAGTCAGAGTCAGTGGAGAAAGGAGAATCTTTCCCTCTCGAGAC is a window encoding:
- the LOC113092174 gene encoding uncharacterized protein LOC113092174, which produces MGEEKKNPVLEGMDVTLHTSTQLHKDDVIQWCYVNEEDLIAKFDTVKTEKHVYNGADGRFRSKLSLDDTGNLTISDIKTIHSGHYKLKISSRKRTKSKTILVPVTVKSESVEKGESFPLETDAKTEGNLILWTFGAEKRLIVKFDSGACYIGEKFRDRLERDDEDETGSVTIINMDTKDSGQYKLQIINSEQTIIKRINVSVTESTKKSVNESTPLMSEERV